In Embleya scabrispora, the DNA window TAGCCCACCATCCGGCCACCGCAACACCGCCCCGGACCACAGCCACCCCAGGAGCACCGCGGGCGTGCCATCCGCACGACGCGGCCGACCGGACCACGGGAAGCTCACGGCCGAGTTGGCCCGGCCCAAGGTCGAGGCGGCGATCCCGGCCGAGACGGCTGCCGCTGGAGTTCCTCGTCCGCAAGCAGACGATGGACACCGCCGCGCTGTACGGCCTGACCGACCGGGGCGTGATCGCCGAGGGCAAACGCGCCGACCTGAACGTGATCGACCCGGACACCCTCACCCTGCACCGCCCCCGCATGGTCCACGACCTCCCCGCCGGCGGCGGCCGCATGCTCCAGCAGGCCACGGGCTACCTGGCCACGATCGTCGCCGGCCAGATCACCCGCCGCAACGGCCAAGACACCGGCGCCCGCCCCGGCCGCCTGATCCGCAGCGCCCGCTGACCCACACCCGGCGGGCTCGTTATGGGGCAAGGGGACGATGGTGAAGGTCACCGGCCCATGTCGGCCGATGACCTTCACCATCGTCGTTCAGCGGCGGATGGCGGTTACTCGGTCGCGAAGGCGTACGTCGGTGATGCTTTCGGTACCGCCACGCGGCGTCGGCGACCTCGTCGTCCTCGCCCTTGCCCGCGTTGGCGGGGATGGAGTGGATGTCGATGTGCACAGGATCGTCCCGGAGCGGAACGACGAGATCGAAACGGATACCCGTCTCCTCGGCGAGCTCCCGCATGGCCGCACCGATCAGGGTGGTGCCGGTGGGCTCCGGATGACCACCGGGAAGGAGCCACGCGTCGAGGGCGAGGTGGCGGACGAACAGGACCTGCCGGCGGCGTCGGTCAGGATCGCGCCGGCGGTGGCGTGCCCTCGGAATTCCTTGCGGTCGGTGGCACGGGGAAGGCGCCGCAATCTCGGATGCCCACGTGACGGAGGCCCGCCGTCCGGCATCCAGGTGAAGTCCTCTGGCAGGCGGCTATTCGCGCAGCTCCGCGACCAGGGCCGCCCACGCGCGGGCGCGCAGTGGAATGACAGGGGACGCCGCCAGCTTGCTGTCGCGTACGCCCATCGCCCGGTCGTCGAAGGTGGCCACCTCGACGCAGCTCTCCCCCTCGGTGTAGGAGGACTTCCGCCACTTCACAGGCTCGTCTCGATCGCCGTGCATGCTTCCCGCCTCTTCCTGTCGATCAACTCGAGCGAGGCAGCCGGGTCGAGCGCCGCCCCCTCCAAACGCTCGAACAGCACCCGCAGTTCGGCCGTATCGTCGGGGCCGGTCACCAGGGCCGACCCTGATCGCATGTCGATCCAGGCCACCATCTTGCCGGGCGAGGATTCCAACAGATAGAGCGGAATCGAAGACGCTACGGGAGAACTGGAGGGCAGGACCTGGATCCGCACCGACTCGAAGCGCGCGGCAAGGTCGAGGAGGTGTTCGAGTTGCTCGGCGAGCGTGGCCAATCCACCGACCGCACGACAGGCCCCATGAGCTTGCGGGCACTGACAAGACACATCGGGCATGGCTTTCCGGCCGGCTACCACCGATGCACGTCGGCGCGGAGCGACGTGATGAGCCGGCCGGCCCGAGCAGGTCCCGGATGGCTGCTCGCGTCGTGGCCGCCGCCGGTCGACCGGTCAGGTGCTCGGCAGCCCGTCGGGCGAAAGTCGTGTCGCGTCGCGGTGGCGTTCCGCGGCGCAAGGCCACGGCCGCCGAGACGACATCGACGCCGCGCTGACGACCTGGAACGATTTCCTGGTCACCGCCGAGGGCATCCGGTCGATCAAGGTTACCGAGGCCGTCGCGAAAATGCGGGCTCGCCTGCAGCGGCTCGAGCACGTGCCCGCCGCTACTCCGTGCCCAGTTCCATTGCCGCGTCGATCTCTGCCTTGCGGGTGGCGAGTTCGGTGGCGGCTCGGGCTTTGTCGTATTGGTCGGCGATTTCCTCGTCCTGGCGCATCAGGGCCAGGAGGTCGGACTTGGCGTGGTCAAGGACGCCCATGGACTCGTAGGCGGAGCGGACGCCGTCGCCCCACAGGCCGATGTCGCGGACCACCGGCACGATGCGGCTGAACAGGTGGGAGCGGTAGAGGTGGAACATCTCCGACGACTCGACGCACTCCATGCACTCGTCGACCGGCATGTCCAGCGTCTCGAACACCTCGCGGCCGGTGAAGCGGTCGCGCATCAGCAGGCTGCCCTCGATCACGAACTCCTCGCGCTCGGCCCGCTCCCGGTCGGTCAGTTCGCGGTAGTAGTCCTTGAGCGCGAGGCGGCCGAACGCCACGTGTCGGGCCTCGTCCTGCATCACGTAGGCGAGGAGGTGCTTGACCAGCGGCGCGGTGGCCAGGTCCCGGTACAGGCCGAAGGCCGCGAGCGCGAGGCCCTCGATCAGTACCTGCATGCCGAGGTAGGGCAGGTCCCAGCGGCTGTCCTCCAGCGACTCGGCCAGCAGCTTGGCCAGGTCCTGGTTGACCGGGTAGTACATGCCGATCTTCTCGTGCACGAAGCGGCCGAACAGCTCCACGTGCCGCGCCTCGTCCATGGTCTGCGTCGCGGCGTAGAACTTGGAGTCCATGTCCGGCACCGACTGCACGATCCGGGCGGAGACGGTCAGCGCGCCCTGCTCTCCGTGCAGGAACTGGCTGAACAGCCAGGAGCCCTGGTGGCGGTCCACCTCGTCGCGGTCGCGCTGCGACATCCGGCCCCACAGGTCGGAGCCGTGCAGCGGGTTGAACTCGTCGGGCAGGCCGGCCACGTTGATCGGGTCGATCTCCAGGTCCCAGTCGATCCGGTCCCGGGCGTCCCACTGCTTGTCCTTGCCCTTTTGGTACAGCGCGAGCAGCCGCTCCCGACCTCCGTCGTATTCCCAGGAGAAGCGGGCGGACCCGGCCATCGGCACGTTCCAGGTGTCGGCGGACACCGGGGTGGAGTAGAGCGGGAACGACGTCACGACAGTCCCTTCGTGGTCGGATCGGTGGTCGGATCGGTCGGGTCCACGGTCAGATCAACCCCTCCGCCGCCAGGGGGTTCCTGGTCAGGGCCCGTTCGACGCCCAGCCACATCGCGCCCGCCATCTCCAGAATCTTGGGCTGGCCCATCAGGTGCTGACTGATCGTGGTGAGGTCGCGCAGGTGGCGCTCGATCGGGCAACCACGGTAGATCGAGGCGCTGCCGACCGCGTCGGACAACACGCCGGCGGCGTCGCGGCAGGTCCGGATGGTGTGCATGTAGCCGCCGACCAGGGCCGCGCGCAGCCGCAACGACGGTTCGGCGCCCTGCTCCAGCGCCGACCACAACTCGCCCAGCACGTCGTACAGATGGCTGCGCGCCGCGCCGACCATCGCGTGCGCCTGGGCGACGCCGGTCCGGACCCGGGGGTCCTCCCGGGCCGGGCGCATCTCGGGCACCGCGATCTTGTCCGCCAGCAGGTCCTCGGCCGCTTCCAGCGCCGCCCGGGCGATGCCGAGCGGCACGCCGGGGAGGTTGGCGAAGAACATGCCCGGCCAGGCGTACAGGACCCCCTCGCGGCGGCGTTCGCGCAGGTCGCGGAAGCGGAAGGTCTGCTCGGCCGGGACGAATACGTCGTCGATCCGGTAGTCGTGGCTGCCGCTGCCCGCCAGGCCGGTGGTGTACCAGGTGTCCAGGATCTCGAACCGCTCGGCGCGCAGGAGGGCGACCCGGGTCTCGGGCCGGCCGTCGTCGGTGTGCGCGGGGGCGCCGTCCTCGTACACGATCGCGCCGCCGATGATCACGTCGGCGTGGGTGCAGCCGCTGCCGAACTGCCAGCGGCCGGTCAGGCGATAGCCGCCCTCGACGCGGTGGAGCCGACCCGCCGGCACGATCCAGCCCGCGGTGACCGCATCCAGGTCGGGGTAGAGCTTGCGGCCCACGGCGTCGTCCAGCGCGGAGCTGTAGTAGCCGCCGTCCGAGCCGATCATGGCGCACCACCCGGCCGCCCCGTCGGCCGCGGACAACTCCTCCACGATCCGGGTCTGGGTACGGATGTCCACCTCGGGCCCGCCCCACGCCCGGGGCATCGGCATGCGGAACACCCCGGTCGAGCGCAGCGCGTCGACGGCCCGGGGGGTCAGCCGGCGACCCCGCTCGTTCGCGTCGGCCTCCTCGCGCAGCACCGGGGCCACGGCCCGGGCGTTGGCCAGGATCGCGGCACCGTCGACGGGCCTGCCGCAGACGGGCCTGCCGCCACCGGGCCTGCCGTCGACGGAGCCGCCGTCGACGCCGGTCGGGTCAATCGTGCGGGACATGATCGATACCCCTTCTCAGGCCGGCGTCGCTTCGATCACCCGGAAGTCGAAGCGGGGGAGTGCGGTGATCCGGGTCGTCGCGAAGCCCGTCGCGTGCAACAGGCGCCGAAACTCCTCCTCGGTACGCTCGCGGCCGCCGGTGGCGACCAGCATGTGCAGGTCCAGCAGGAGTGCGGCGGCCTCGGACCGGCTGCCGGGGGTGACCGTCTCGGGCAGCGCGCGCTCCAGCAGGAACAGCCGGCCCGCCGGGGGGATCACCGCGCGGATGTTGCGCAGGATGGCGCCTGCTTCCTTGTCGTCCCAGTCGTGCAGGATCTGCTTGAGCAGATAGGCGTCGCAGCCCGAGGGCACCGCGGCGAAGAAGTCCCCGCTCACCACCCGCGCCCGGGCCGCCACCCCGGCGGCGGCGAGTGTGTCGGCGGTGGCGGCCAGACCGGTGGGCACGTCGAACACCACACCCTCGACCTCGGGATGGGCCCGCAACACGTGCGCGAGGAGGGTGCCGTCGCCGCCGCCGAGGTCGACCACGGTACGAAACCGCCCCAGGTCGGCGGCGGCGAGCGCCTCGGGCGCCACGTCGCGGGTGTGCTCGGCCATGGCCAGGTTGAACGTCTCGGCGGCGTCGGGATGGGCCGCGTAGTACTCGGTCCACCCCATGCCGTGGGCCAGCTCCCACGGCGGCTCGCCGGTACGCACCCCCGCGACCAACTCGCCCCAGCTCCGCCAGACTTCGGGCCCGCACATCATCCGCATCAAGCCGCGGATCGAGTCCGGCGCGTCGGTGCGCAGCGGTTGTCCCAGCTCGGCCAGCTCGAAGCGGTCCGCGCCGACCGGGGTCAGCACCCCCATCCCGGCCAAGGCCAGCAACAGGCGGTGCAGGGACGGCCCGTGCGCACCGATCCGTTCGGCCAACTCGGCGCTGCTCCGCGGCCCTCCGGCGAGCAGGTCGGGGATGCCCAACTCGGCCGCCGCGTGGACCGCCTTGCCGGCCAGCACCTGCACGATCATCGCGGAGAGCCGGGCCGAGGGCGGCGGTTTTCGCCCGTCCCCGCCCACGGCGTCAGCCGCGGAGCGCATCGGTCGGACACAACGTCGATTCGGCCACGTCGGCGGCGATTTGCTTCATGGTGACCTTTCGATGGAAATAGTGGTAGCTCCGGGAGACCGCGTAATCGACGTGTTCTTTCCGGTCGGTCATGAAGTAGGTCACGTAGTCGCAGATGGCCTCGTCGCCCAGAAGATGCAGGGGCGCGTGACGCACCGGAATCGTCCCGAAGTCCACGAACATGGGCAGGATCTCGTGCCGAATCAGCCCGGCGACGTAGTCGAAGCCCTTGGCGTGCGAGAGCAGCGCACAGTTGCGCATGATGATGCCGAGCAGGAGGTCGCCCTTGAAGGAATGTTCGATCGCGACATTGTTGACCTCGATGATCCGCCGGCCTGCGGCTCCCGGTATCACCTCGTGATAGATCGAATCGGGCGCGGCCGGGGTCAACCTGAAGATGGCCGCCATTCGGCCGTCGAAGGTGACCTTGTAACAACTCGACGCCACTCCGGGGAGGAACTTCTCGCGATAGATGCCGAGCGGCCTGAGCGCTTTCTCCAGGAAGTCGCGGTATTCTTCGCGTTCCTGGGTCTCGGTGATCATGCACGTCTGGTACTTGCGCACCTCGGCCAGGACGGATTCGTCCTTCGGCGCGGCCACGAACGCCACCGGTGAGGTCGCCATCGCGTGGTCGGTCGGAATACCGTCGTCCTCGGGCCGCAGCTCTTCCCGTACGCTCCTCATCCCGTCGGATCCTCGACTCTAGGACGGGATGGGAGTGGTCAGCACATCGTCGAACATCCGACTGTAGTAATGGATCGTCATCCTCCTGCCCTGGATGACGTCGGCCATGTCGGATTCCTTCACCAACAACTCGTTGACGGCGCGCTTCACGTCCTCGATGTGCTTGGCGTCGAACCCGCCGTGGCTCTTGATGAATGTCACCTGGTTGCGTTCGAGGCCGTACTGGTCCCGGAGCACCTGCGCCATGACCTTGCCCAGTTCCGCGCCGAGGCCCTCGGTCAGACTGGCCACGCCGAGGATGCCCACGGGGTTGCCGTAGGTGGCCATGTAGTAGTTCTGCGAGACCAGTCCCCAGGACCCGGGCTTCGGCGGCACGGCGAGCACCCGTGCCACGTCCTCACCCAGGTTCCGCAGGTCGTTCATACAGAATTGGTCGTGATTGTTCTCTTCCTGGACCTGCTCGAAGAACCAGTCGCGCAGACCCCGGTAGTCGTCGCCGAGCCGCGCGCCGGCCAGCGACAACATCCGCGAGGTGTGTCGCACCATGTGGTACGTCTCGCGCAGGTAGCTCACGTAATGCTCGCGTTTCATCGCGCCCCCGAGTACGAGCTCGATCAGCCCGTTCTTTTCGATCGAGGCCTTGTAGTCCTCTTCCGTCGCGGCGAGCAGGTCGTCGAAGTTGCTCATGATCGGTGCTCCATTCGTTCCGGCGGGCTGACGGACGGTGGTGGCGACAATCCGGCCGAGGCGGGGTTCGACCGCGGTGCGAGAGCGATGACGAAAAGCGGAACCGGGAGCGGGAACCGAGAGCGGAAACGGAAACGGGAAAGGAAGCGGGAACGGGAAAGGAAGCGGGAAAGGAGCGGAAGCGAGAGCCGGGTCGGCAGCGCGAACGGCGGCCGGGCGACCCGGCGATCAACGGGTTTTCGGCGGCGGCTTCGGGAACGGGAGCAGCCGGTAGGTGCCGATCGCCCGGGCCAGGATCCGGCCCTCGGTATCGGTCAACCTGGCCTCCAGAAAGGCGGAGCTGTTGCCCCGCGACGTGATGTGCCCCGTACCCAGGAGCCGACCCACGGAAATCGGTTTCACGAAGTCGGTGGACAGGGAGACGGTAACCGGCATGAACTCCGCGTCGGTGAGACCGACGATGGCCGAACCCATGCACTCGTCGAGCATGGCGACAATGAACCCGCCGTGCACGTTGCCGGCCGGGTTGGTGAACTCGGGCAGGGCGGTGAAGGAAAGGTGGATCGAATCCGATTTCTTGTCGAGTTCGAGCAGCGTCCAGTCGACGAGAGCGGCCACCTGCGGCAGATCCCCCAGGCGGTCGAAAACCGTCTCTTCGACGTTCGTATTCGGCACCGGCGATTCTTCTTTCCTCGATTTTGCCGGACATTTCGCGGCTCGACTCGAGCGGCTCGCCCATGCGTCCGACCTCCGAACATTCGGCCGCGCTTGTCAGCATGGTGAGGTCGGAGGGCGAATGTCAACCACTCCGACAAGATCATGCGAGAGCGACGGGCGATTAGCACCCGACCGGGTGAAGGCAAATGGATCGGTGGCCAAGATCGCGAATGGAGATCAAATATCGGCCGCCGGACCAGCGAATCGTGGGCCGTCGATCCGGCCGATTCCCGCGAGTTCGCGCCCCGCATACGGGCGCCCGCGTACGGCTCCCGACCCCGAACGCGACTCGGCCGCCCCGCGCGATGCGGGACGGCCGAGGACGTGTGTCCGCGCCGGGAACGCGCGGGGTCGAACGGGTCGGGGCTCAGGCGGCCTTGTCGTCGCCGAACAGGCCGCCGCCGAAGGACTTCAGCAGGCCGTTCAGGTCGATCGTCTCACCGGCCGGGGGCGCCTTGGGCGAGACGCCGCCGGAGAGCTTGGAGTACTTGAGGTCGATGGTCACCTCGTTGGTGCCGTCGCCCTTGTCGTCGGCGGTCACCCGCACCGGGAACGGCGTGCCGTTGGCCGCCACGTAGATCGTGGAGACGGTGCCGTCCTCGTCCTTCGAGATCAGCGGGATCGTCTTGACCCCGTTGATGTCGGTGATCGGGCCCTTGGTCAGCTTCGGCTTGTCGGTCGGGTCGGACGAGTCGGAATCCGAGTCGGAGTCCGAGCCGAAGAGGTTGTCGAGCGACGGAGTGCCGCCGCCCTTCAGCAGATCCTGGCCGAACTTGCTCGCGTCGGTGTCGCCGAACTTGACATATTTGCCCTCGACCAGCTTGGCGGCCTCGGTGAACATCGTGTCGAATCGGTCCCCCGACTGCTTGTCACCGCGGGAGGAGGAACCGGACTTGCCGGACGGGGATGCCGCCTCGGCCCGCTTGCCCAGGTCGACGACGGTCTGGATGGTGCCGGGCGCGAGCCGGACGTAGAACGCCTTGTCGACCGCGATCAGGTCGAGCGCCTTGCCCTGGACGGTCACCTTGCCCTCGGCCCGGTTCTCGGTGCCGATGCGCAGGTCCACGCCGACCGGCGCGTCGTAGACCTTCCCCGTTCCCTCGATGTGCAGGTTCGTGAGGTCCTTGTAACCGTTCTCGGCCTGCTTGGACAACGCCTCCACGCTCAGGCCCTCGTTCGAAGGACCCTTCGGGTCGAGCGCGTTGCCGCCGGCGGCAACGGACTCGAAGGGGTCTTTCGAGGACGACTCGCCACAACCGGCGGCGAGCAGGACCAGCGGAACGGTCAGGGCCGCGGCGGATATCCGGATCGGACGCACAGTTGAACTCCCGGTCGAGGAACGATCGATGGCATTCCGAAGGATGCCTACCCGCATGGTAGGCAGCTTTGTCCACTCGATTGCGCCACGGGTGGCGCGTCGGGTCGAACGACCCGAGCCACACCCCTCCCCTGCGGGAGTCGCCCACCCCGCGACGCGACAATGGGGGCATGGACGCGGAGCGCAGCAATAGGGGAGAACGACGTCCGTGGCTCGTCGGTGTGTCGGGGGCCTCGGGTACGCCGTACGCCGCCGCGGTGCTGCGCGCGCTGCTGGACGCCGGGGAGGCGGTGGACCTCGTGGTCAGCCGGGCCGCCCGGCTGACCCTGCTCGACGAGACCGGCATCGCGTTCCGGGACGCGCACTGGCGCGACGACCTCACCGCGTGGACCGGGCTCGACGAAGCCGCGCTCGACCGGGTCCGCTACTGGTCGGCAGGCGACCTGGGCGCGGGGCCGGCGAGCGGTTCGTACCCGGCCAAGGGCATGGTCGTGGTCCCGGCCAGCACCGCCTCGGTCGCGGGCATCGCCATCGGCCTGTCCAAGGACCTGCTCCAGCGCGCCGCCGACGTCACGCTCAAGGAGCGCCGTCCACTCGTGGTGGTGCCGCGCGAGACACCGCTCACCGGCACCACGCTGCGCCACCTGGTCCGCCTCGACGACGCCGGCGCGGTGATCCTGCCGGCCTCGCCGGCCTTCTACGCGGGTGCGCGGGACGTACAGCGCCTGGTCGACTTCGTCGCGGGCAAGGTGCTGGACGTGCTCGGCGTCCACCACGACCTGTACCGGCGCTGGGACGGCGAACTCGGCGGCGCCCGACGCGAGGCGACCGGATGAGCCCGACCCGACGACCGCGGCCGTTCCCGCATCCGCAACCAAAAAGGCCCCCGTGAGAA includes these proteins:
- a CDS encoding amidohydrolase family protein, yielding MRPAGPRHPRPAPVAHHPATATPPRTTATPGAPRACHPHDAADRTTGSSRPSWPGPRSRRRSRPRRLPLEFLVRKQTMDTAALYGLTDRGVIAEGKRADLNVIDPDTLTLHRPRMVHDLPAGGGRMLQQATGYLATIVAGQITRRNGQDTGARPGRLIRSAR
- a CDS encoding NUDIX domain-containing protein, with the translated sequence MDAGRRASVTWASEIAAPSPCHRPQGIPRARHRRRDPDRRRRQVLFVRHLALDAWLLPGGHPEPTGTTLIGAAMRELAEETGIRFDLVVPLRDDPVHIDIHSIPANAGKGEDDEVADAAWRYRKHHRRTPSRPSNRHPPLNDDGEGHRPTWAGDLHHRPLAP
- a CDS encoding DUF397 domain-containing protein, which produces MKWRKSSYTEGESCVEVATFDDRAMGVRDSKLAASPVIPLRARAWAALVAELRE
- a CDS encoding Scr1 family TA system antitoxin-like transcriptional regulator is translated as MPDVSCQCPQAHGACRAVGGLATLAEQLEHLLDLAARFESVRIQVLPSSSPVASSIPLYLLESSPGKMVAWIDMRSGSALVTGPDDTAELRVLFERLEGAALDPAASLELIDRKRREACTAIETSL
- a CDS encoding ferritin-like domain-containing protein; its protein translation is MTSFPLYSTPVSADTWNVPMAGSARFSWEYDGGRERLLALYQKGKDKQWDARDRIDWDLEIDPINVAGLPDEFNPLHGSDLWGRMSQRDRDEVDRHQGSWLFSQFLHGEQGALTVSARIVQSVPDMDSKFYAATQTMDEARHVELFGRFVHEKIGMYYPVNQDLAKLLAESLEDSRWDLPYLGMQVLIEGLALAAFGLYRDLATAPLVKHLLAYVMQDEARHVAFGRLALKDYYRELTDRERAEREEFVIEGSLLMRDRFTGREVFETLDMPVDECMECVESSEMFHLYRSHLFSRIVPVVRDIGLWGDGVRSAYESMGVLDHAKSDLLALMRQDEEIADQYDKARAATELATRKAEIDAAMELGTE
- a CDS encoding acyl-CoA dehydrogenase family protein — encoded protein: MSRTIDPTGVDGGSVDGRPGGGRPVCGRPVDGAAILANARAVAPVLREEADANERGRRLTPRAVDALRSTGVFRMPMPRAWGGPEVDIRTQTRIVEELSAADGAAGWCAMIGSDGGYYSSALDDAVGRKLYPDLDAVTAGWIVPAGRLHRVEGGYRLTGRWQFGSGCTHADVIIGGAIVYEDGAPAHTDDGRPETRVALLRAERFEILDTWYTTGLAGSGSHDYRIDDVFVPAEQTFRFRDLRERRREGVLYAWPGMFFANLPGVPLGIARAALEAAEDLLADKIAVPEMRPAREDPRVRTGVAQAHAMVGAARSHLYDVLGELWSALEQGAEPSLRLRAALVGGYMHTIRTCRDAAGVLSDAVGSASIYRGCPIERHLRDLTTISQHLMGQPKILEMAGAMWLGVERALTRNPLAAEGLI
- a CDS encoding methyltransferase, which translates into the protein MRSAADAVGGDGRKPPPSARLSAMIVQVLAGKAVHAAAELGIPDLLAGGPRSSAELAERIGAHGPSLHRLLLALAGMGVLTPVGADRFELAELGQPLRTDAPDSIRGLMRMMCGPEVWRSWGELVAGVRTGEPPWELAHGMGWTEYYAAHPDAAETFNLAMAEHTRDVAPEALAAADLGRFRTVVDLGGGDGTLLAHVLRAHPEVEGVVFDVPTGLAATADTLAAAGVAARARVVSGDFFAAVPSGCDAYLLKQILHDWDDKEAGAILRNIRAVIPPAGRLFLLERALPETVTPGSRSEAAALLLDLHMLVATGGRERTEEEFRRLLHATGFATTRITALPRFDFRVIEATPA
- a CDS encoding iron-containing redox enzyme family protein codes for the protein MSNFDDLLAATEEDYKASIEKNGLIELVLGGAMKREHYVSYLRETYHMVRHTSRMLSLAGARLGDDYRGLRDWFFEQVQEENNHDQFCMNDLRNLGEDVARVLAVPPKPGSWGLVSQNYYMATYGNPVGILGVASLTEGLGAELGKVMAQVLRDQYGLERNQVTFIKSHGGFDAKHIEDVKRAVNELLVKESDMADVIQGRRMTIHYYSRMFDDVLTTPIPS
- a CDS encoding PaaI family thioesterase, whose translation is MPNTNVEETVFDRLGDLPQVAALVDWTLLELDKKSDSIHLSFTALPEFTNPAGNVHGGFIVAMLDECMGSAIVGLTDAEFMPVTVSLSTDFVKPISVGRLLGTGHITSRGNSSAFLEARLTDTEGRILARAIGTYRLLPFPKPPPKTR
- a CDS encoding UbiX family flavin prenyltransferase, encoding MDAERSNRGERRPWLVGVSGASGTPYAAAVLRALLDAGEAVDLVVSRAARLTLLDETGIAFRDAHWRDDLTAWTGLDEAALDRVRYWSAGDLGAGPASGSYPAKGMVVVPASTASVAGIAIGLSKDLLQRAADVTLKERRPLVVVPRETPLTGTTLRHLVRLDDAGAVILPASPAFYAGARDVQRLVDFVAGKVLDVLGVHHDLYRRWDGELGGARREATG